One window of the Pseudomonas sp. S04 genome contains the following:
- a CDS encoding CpaF family protein encodes MSGEKLFGATARPTVGNSDHEGLKLALHRYIIDAIEESGKNLLEGSRQLLAQFVIDKVADYIARLHLAVSRYEMERLAEEIVDELTGFGPLEVLLRDPAVTEILVNGPHRVFIERDGVLHQSDLRFIDAHHVERVMQRILAPLGRRLDESSPMVDARMPDGSRVNAIIPPIALDGPCLSIRKFRKDMLKSSDLMAMQTIDQAIFEFIQEAVGRRCNILISGGTGTGKTTLLNILSQLINPHERLVTIEDIAELQLGHPHVVRLETRPPNAEGHGEVKASDLIRNALRMRPDRIILGEIRGVEVLDVLTAMNTGHDGSMSTVHANNAQDALLRLETLVGLTGRQIAERTLRQMICAALDVVIQLTRMPDGRRCVSEVVEVVGIRDDIYVTNTLFRLDRRTGFGFLREALNPAGDKLRRLSGLLPTH; translated from the coding sequence ATGAGCGGCGAAAAACTGTTTGGCGCCACGGCCCGGCCAACGGTCGGCAACAGTGACCACGAAGGCCTGAAACTGGCCCTGCACCGCTACATCATCGACGCCATCGAGGAGTCCGGGAAAAACCTCCTGGAAGGCTCGCGCCAACTGCTGGCGCAGTTTGTCATCGACAAGGTCGCCGACTACATCGCCCGCCTGCACCTGGCCGTTTCCCGCTATGAAATGGAGCGCCTGGCCGAGGAAATCGTCGATGAGCTGACCGGTTTCGGCCCCCTCGAAGTGCTACTGCGCGACCCCGCCGTGACCGAGATCCTGGTCAACGGCCCGCACCGGGTGTTCATCGAGCGCGACGGGGTGCTGCACCAGAGCGACCTGCGTTTCATCGACGCACACCATGTCGAACGGGTCATGCAACGCATCCTCGCGCCCCTCGGCCGGCGCCTGGACGAGTCCTCGCCGATGGTCGATGCGCGCATGCCCGACGGCAGCCGGGTCAATGCGATCATCCCGCCGATTGCCCTGGACGGCCCCTGCCTGTCGATTCGCAAATTCCGCAAGGACATGCTCAAGAGCAGCGACCTGATGGCCATGCAAACCATCGACCAGGCTATCTTCGAATTCATCCAGGAAGCCGTCGGCCGCCGCTGCAACATCCTCATCAGTGGTGGTACCGGCACCGGCAAGACTACCTTGCTGAACATTCTCAGCCAGTTGATCAACCCCCACGAACGCCTGGTCACCATTGAAGACATCGCCGAACTGCAACTGGGCCATCCCCATGTGGTGCGCCTGGAAACCCGCCCGCCGAATGCCGAGGGCCATGGTGAGGTCAAGGCCAGCGACCTGATCCGCAACGCCCTGCGGATGCGCCCGGACCGCATCATCCTCGGGGAGATTCGCGGCGTCGAAGTGCTCGACGTGCTGACCGCGATGAACACCGGCCACGACGGTTCGATGAGCACCGTGCACGCCAACAACGCCCAGGACGCTTTGTTACGCCTGGAGACCCTGGTGGGGCTGACCGGTCGCCAGATCGCCGAGCGCACGCTGCGCCAGATGATCTGCGCCGCGCTCGATGTGGTGATCCAGTTGACGCGCATGCCCGACGGTCGACGCTGTGTCAGCGAGGTGGTGGAAGTGGTGGGCATTCGCGACGACATCTACGTCACCAACACCCTGTTTCGCCTCGACCGCCGCACCGGCTTCGGCTTCCTGCGCGAGGCGCTCAATCCCGCCGGCGACAAGCTGCGCCGCCTCAGCGGCCTGCTCCCCACTCACTGA
- a CDS encoding pilus assembly protein TadG-related protein, which translates to MSPRSCFRGRSRQRGAIGLVAAMTLGLALLFALLVVDSGRLYLEQRKLQRVADSAALEAVSRRGNCLPGLTAATFAGQNAVRNAFVVGPSSTLTTTCGVLVTAASNLRTFAVDASQSAAIRVVATQVVPTSAVSALQGLFGGTAVSINTPLTATAVAASPKPTLAQLSIRSTLLSVDTARSNILNPLFSSLLGGNVNLTAVGWDGLVKTDINLLKFMDQLAIELGVTAGDYTALLQQQGSVTQFIQAAVKVAPINGATADVKAALASLQVGAINAPPIKLGDILQLQTGTTAAGLDATVQLFQLVQAFVQLANKNSAVTAVLPVNVLGLLGMTTRVKVIQPPQFSAVGDPELAKVSPEFGVNRIYVKTAQVRALVAVDLSLINAVLQLVNSLLSAVVVTINTLLAPGCLLGGSCTQTDLQILPAGLNLDVGLEAGVGSSYVTDYACNLPTRKSLTATTEVTALKLKVGRIDPATWFSSLSSPAPTPITLYDIGSLACQGHLLAPMTCGARTPFAGGGAEIMIDSSVVGSKESNYVYDNPKDVNVAPIPLHSVAVSDVVGSLSGTLGGVKLKSYPVTLSSGLLGLVLGTLLSTLTQVFDLLTVAINGLLAPLVDPLLNSLLFNLGIDVNKVDVGFNLTCGQKGKAYLVI; encoded by the coding sequence ATGTCTCCTCGTTCATGCTTTCGCGGTCGAAGTCGCCAGCGTGGGGCCATCGGCTTGGTTGCGGCGATGACCCTGGGCCTGGCGCTATTGTTTGCGCTGTTGGTGGTCGACAGCGGTCGGCTGTATCTGGAACAGCGCAAGTTGCAGCGGGTGGCGGACAGCGCTGCGCTGGAAGCTGTCAGCCGCCGCGGAAATTGTCTGCCCGGCCTCACAGCAGCTACGTTTGCTGGACAAAACGCGGTTCGTAATGCCTTTGTTGTCGGTCCCTCCAGCACGCTGACCACCACCTGCGGGGTGCTGGTCACAGCCGCCAGTAACCTGCGTACATTTGCCGTTGATGCCAGCCAGTCCGCGGCCATCCGCGTGGTTGCCACTCAGGTCGTACCGACCTCTGCGGTGAGCGCGCTACAAGGGTTGTTTGGCGGGACTGCGGTGAGCATCAACACCCCCCTGACGGCGACTGCCGTGGCGGCGAGCCCCAAGCCGACACTGGCGCAGTTAAGCATTCGCAGTACGCTGCTTAGCGTCGATACGGCCAGGTCGAACATTCTCAATCCGTTGTTTTCCTCGCTGTTGGGCGGCAACGTGAACCTGACGGCGGTGGGCTGGGATGGCCTGGTCAAGACGGACATCAATCTGCTGAAATTCATGGATCAGTTGGCGATCGAACTGGGCGTCACGGCGGGCGACTATACGGCGTTGCTCCAACAGCAAGGCTCGGTCACCCAATTCATCCAGGCGGCGGTCAAGGTAGCACCTATCAATGGCGCCACGGCCGATGTCAAAGCGGCACTGGCCAGTCTGCAGGTCGGGGCAATCAATGCGCCACCGATCAAGCTGGGTGACATTCTGCAATTGCAAACCGGAACTACCGCCGCCGGGCTGGATGCGACGGTGCAATTGTTCCAGTTGGTGCAAGCCTTCGTGCAGTTGGCTAACAAAAATTCGGCGGTGACTGCCGTTTTGCCGGTCAATGTGCTGGGCCTGCTGGGCATGACCACCAGGGTCAAAGTGATCCAGCCGCCGCAGTTTTCGGCCGTGGGCGATCCTGAGCTGGCCAAGGTCTCGCCCGAGTTCGGGGTGAACCGGATCTATGTCAAAACCGCGCAAGTGCGGGCACTGGTCGCGGTGGATCTGTCGCTGATCAACGCGGTGCTGCAGCTCGTCAACTCGCTGTTGAGCGCGGTGGTGGTCACGATCAACACGTTGCTGGCCCCCGGCTGTTTGCTGGGCGGAAGTTGTACGCAGACGGACCTGCAAATATTGCCGGCAGGTCTCAATCTGGATGTCGGGCTGGAGGCTGGCGTGGGCTCCAGTTATGTCACTGACTACGCCTGTAACCTGCCCACCCGCAAAAGCCTGACCGCGACCACGGAAGTCACCGCGCTCAAGCTCAAGGTCGGTCGTATCGACCCGGCAACCTGGTTTTCCTCCTTGTCGTCACCGGCACCGACTCCGATCACCCTCTACGACATTGGCAGTTTGGCCTGCCAGGGACACTTGCTGGCCCCCATGACCTGTGGTGCGCGCACCCCCTTTGCTGGTGGCGGCGCTGAAATCATGATCGATTCATCGGTGGTGGGCAGCAAAGAGTCCAACTATGTCTATGACAATCCCAAGGACGTCAACGTAGCGCCCATACCGCTGCACTCGGTTGCCGTTTCCGATGTCGTGGGTAGCTTGAGCGGGACGCTGGGTGGGGTGAAGCTCAAATCCTATCCGGTGACGCTCAGCTCCGGTCTGCTTGGCCTGGTGCTGGGTACGCTGCTCTCGACGCTGACCCAGGTCTTCGATTTGCTGACCGTTGCGATCAATGGCCTGCTGGCGCCCTTGGTCGACCCGCTGCTGAACAGCCTGTTGTTCAATCTGGGGATTGATGTCAACAAGGTCGATGTGGGATTCAACCTGACCTGTGGGCAAAAAGGCAAAGCCTATCTGGTGATCTAG
- a CDS encoding prepilin peptidase, giving the protein MHSLVLMIWLALCAVQDVQQRHIGNRLTLGAGAAALAYLLWSGTTWLGAPAEQGGWAFLLAVAFTLPGYALGRMGAGDVKMMATIGLATEPVHLLGSFIGAGVLSALWLLLAPTVWPLMAQGLRKRVVFLAPELSKNPPFAPFVFLGMFLTMAWIQ; this is encoded by the coding sequence ATGCACAGTCTTGTCCTGATGATCTGGCTGGCGCTGTGCGCGGTCCAGGATGTCCAGCAACGCCACATTGGCAATCGCCTGACCTTGGGAGCGGGGGCTGCGGCATTGGCCTATCTGCTCTGGAGCGGCACTACCTGGCTGGGCGCACCGGCCGAGCAGGGTGGCTGGGCTTTCCTTCTGGCAGTGGCGTTCACTTTGCCGGGTTATGCGCTGGGACGGATGGGCGCCGGCGACGTGAAGATGATGGCGACGATCGGCTTGGCCACCGAGCCGGTCCATTTGCTGGGCAGTTTTATCGGTGCCGGGGTCCTGAGTGCCCTCTGGCTGTTATTGGCGCCAACGGTCTGGCCACTTATGGCTCAAGGACTTAGGAAGCGTGTTGTGTTTCTTGCACCTGAGCTGTCAAAAAACCCACCTTTTGCCCCGTTCGTTTTCCTCGGCATGTTTCTGACGATGGCCTGGATTCAATAG
- a CDS encoding response regulator transcription factor, translating into MNKSPSAVKVLVVDDEPLIVEELCELLENSGYSCIPCESGQQAIELFCQDTDIGLVLCDLRMPDLDGIELVHALQRVAGKHRAFEAIMLTGRADKQDVIKALRAGIADYYQKPINLNELLEGLQRQEAALQERQKELQLGHLNQKLQHLSETINDLYQDIDKARRAPSADASHTLAADAASAAGQAQIPALFNQLSPRQLDVARLVGKGQTNYQIACELGITENTVKLYVSQVLRLTHMHNRTQLALALSPSNSGMRRQVTAH; encoded by the coding sequence GTGAACAAGTCCCCATCGGCAGTAAAAGTATTAGTGGTCGACGATGAACCGTTGATTGTTGAAGAGCTCTGCGAACTCCTCGAAAACAGCGGTTACTCCTGCATTCCCTGTGAGTCCGGCCAACAGGCCATCGAGCTCTTTTGCCAGGACACCGATATCGGCCTGGTGCTCTGTGACTTGCGCATGCCAGACCTCGATGGCATCGAGTTGGTGCATGCGCTACAGCGTGTGGCGGGCAAGCACCGAGCGTTCGAAGCGATCATGCTCACTGGGCGAGCCGACAAGCAGGATGTGATCAAGGCGCTGCGGGCCGGGATTGCGGACTACTACCAGAAACCGATCAACCTCAATGAACTGCTGGAGGGTCTGCAGCGCCAGGAGGCAGCCCTGCAGGAGCGGCAGAAGGAGTTGCAGCTGGGGCATTTGAACCAGAAGCTGCAGCACCTTTCCGAAACCATCAACGACCTCTACCAGGACATCGACAAAGCCCGCCGGGCACCGTCGGCCGACGCCTCGCATACCCTCGCAGCCGACGCCGCAAGTGCCGCAGGGCAAGCTCAGATCCCGGCCCTGTTCAACCAGCTTTCACCCCGTCAGCTGGACGTCGCGCGCCTGGTCGGCAAGGGCCAGACCAACTATCAGATCGCCTGCGAGCTGGGCATCACCGAGAACACGGTGAAGCTGTATGTGTCCCAGGTCCTGCGCTTGACCCACATGCATAACCGCACGCAGTTGGCGTTGGCGTTGTCGCCGAGCAATTCGGGAATGCGCCGGCAAGTGACCGCGCATTAA
- a CDS encoding tetratricopeptide repeat protein produces the protein MKATIAVLGALLLSGCASNGATPWTAMTGAGSCAKLTSDQELAMNLADDMGSDGKLHASLANLEKLPDNLNEVRLRKARVYRLLGRSEAEPLYRSLIGSCVSAEAEHGLGQLYAARGDNDQAQAHLQRAARLAPTNEKIRNDLGVVYLNQLRLEEARFEFLTAIELKQSDQLASVNLVTLLIYQDNWQQAAEVVSKSGLSPQQFTAAQAHAERLKAPAKARPVAGAQVAAITDTQPASLK, from the coding sequence ATGAAAGCAACGATTGCTGTATTGGGCGCGCTACTGCTCAGCGGCTGCGCCAGTAACGGCGCAACACCCTGGACCGCCATGACCGGCGCTGGCAGTTGCGCCAAGTTGACCTCGGACCAGGAACTGGCGATGAACCTGGCCGACGACATGGGCAGCGACGGCAAGCTGCACGCCAGCCTGGCCAATCTGGAAAAGCTGCCGGACAACCTCAACGAGGTGCGTTTGCGCAAGGCCAGGGTCTATCGCCTGCTGGGGCGCAGCGAGGCCGAACCGTTGTATCGCAGCCTGATCGGTAGCTGTGTGTCAGCCGAAGCCGAGCACGGCTTGGGCCAGCTGTATGCCGCCCGCGGTGATAACGACCAGGCCCAGGCGCACCTGCAGCGGGCTGCCCGCCTGGCGCCGACCAACGAAAAAATCCGCAATGACCTGGGAGTGGTGTACCTCAACCAGTTGCGCCTGGAAGAGGCGCGCTTCGAGTTCCTGACGGCCATTGAGCTCAAGCAAAGCGATCAACTGGCCTCGGTCAATCTGGTGACCCTGCTGATCTACCAGGACAATTGGCAACAGGCCGCCGAAGTGGTCAGTAAATCAGGCTTGAGCCCGCAGCAGTTCACCGCCGCCCAGGCCCACGCCGAACGCCTCAAGGCCCCCGCGAAGGCCAGGCCAGTGGCCGGCGCGCAAGTCGCGGCGATAACCGACACCCAACCTGCTAGCCTCAAGTGA
- a CDS encoding PAS domain-containing sensor histidine kinase yields MSPAGKLFGRLLQRSPTLPLDTLARPVVPSVGLQLHLDSQGRVLQISGPMRDLLAHRLSGSTALHLSDYLLPGSRLAVEGPPSEWHGHSLDLDFTGLGATTLHLRGWAQPAEDGWLLQLLDIDDLLQERQQAQARDTCQALAARCSEHLRLCSLSRLPQVLREQLQDLAQQWRIPCVAIVLLDEAQQDWRIHSHYHAHDAPRLWHTDQSLGSALDSLDGSRPHALHDAAGVSLAPRLRDIFADAEGLLVPYRDAHGIGAWLLCGFYPAVQPAPALGERDWLLLLAALAAPLLGRLREQQQQQQLQRLDALQGLLGSGWWELHEGVQLAPQLARNLHLEHARLSLGEWLAVFHPVDRAELQSRLQDLLQGDRPLLLSVRLQARDEFQAPIWYRLQGQLLQLGEQRRPVGVMLDISDIKNQQQQAAAAHARLDNLIASSPAVIYVQRYEEGALQPCFFSDSLLPLLGWQLSELTETSLIERIHPDDRDLYFARTRQLLREGNVRARYRMRDRAGDYHWLLDEARLLRNDLGLPVEAVGLWLDDTEATLATEQVRQSEERYRILVEDSPAMICRYRPDLTLTFANRPLAKYLECPPEQLPGVDLGSWLSAEQRVAFLLRIQQLTPEFPVSTAEISLQLPGREHAWWVWSDRGVFDEQGQLLEVQAVGRDNTEVRRSQQQLMQSAKMATLGEMATGLAHEINQPLNVMRMAIVNVLKRLSNGEVPVDYLQDKLSRIDTQVQRAARVVDHMRVFGRRSEIEQQPFNPAQAVEGTLALLAEGMRGKGVELRIPSLDFEVQVRGHVDQLEQVLINLLVNARDALLSKREVQREFEPWISLRAEADARVVRLWVEDNGGGIDPRLLERIFEPFFTTKPVGVGTGLGLSVSYGIVQNMGGQLSVLNAELGACFCIELPIVPPA; encoded by the coding sequence TTGAGTCCTGCCGGCAAGCTGTTCGGGCGACTGTTGCAGCGTTCCCCTACCCTGCCACTCGACACCCTTGCGCGCCCGGTGGTGCCCAGCGTGGGGCTGCAATTGCACCTGGACTCGCAAGGCCGGGTGCTACAGATCAGCGGCCCCATGCGCGATTTGCTCGCCCATCGATTATCGGGCAGCACCGCCCTGCACCTGAGCGACTACCTCCTGCCCGGCAGCCGGCTGGCCGTCGAAGGCCCGCCCAGCGAATGGCACGGACACAGCCTGGACCTGGACTTCACAGGTCTTGGTGCAACCACCCTGCACCTGCGCGGCTGGGCACAACCGGCTGAGGATGGCTGGCTCCTGCAATTGCTCGATATCGATGATTTGCTGCAAGAGCGGCAACAGGCCCAGGCCCGGGACACCTGCCAGGCGCTGGCCGCACGCTGCAGTGAACACCTGCGCCTGTGCAGCCTGTCGCGCTTGCCACAGGTTCTGCGTGAGCAATTGCAGGACCTGGCCCAGCAGTGGCGAATCCCCTGTGTGGCGATTGTCCTGCTCGATGAGGCGCAACAGGACTGGCGGATCCACAGCCATTACCACGCCCACGATGCTCCCCGGCTCTGGCACACCGATCAGTCGCTGGGCAGCGCCCTGGACAGCCTGGACGGCAGTCGTCCCCACGCGTTGCATGATGCTGCAGGTGTCAGTCTTGCGCCGCGTCTGCGGGACATTTTTGCCGATGCCGAAGGCTTACTGGTGCCGTATCGCGACGCCCACGGGATCGGTGCCTGGCTGCTCTGTGGTTTTTATCCGGCAGTGCAGCCTGCGCCAGCCCTCGGTGAGCGTGACTGGTTGCTGCTGCTCGCCGCCCTGGCCGCGCCGCTACTGGGGCGCTTGCGTGAGCAGCAACAACAGCAGCAACTGCAACGCCTCGATGCCCTGCAAGGGCTGCTCGGCAGCGGCTGGTGGGAACTGCACGAGGGGGTGCAACTGGCCCCGCAACTGGCCCGCAACCTGCACCTGGAACACGCGCGATTGTCCCTCGGCGAATGGCTGGCGGTGTTCCATCCGGTCGACCGTGCCGAGCTGCAGAGCCGCCTGCAGGACCTGCTGCAGGGCGACCGACCGCTGCTACTCAGTGTGCGCCTGCAAGCTCGCGACGAGTTCCAGGCGCCGATCTGGTATCGCCTGCAAGGCCAGCTGTTGCAGTTGGGCGAGCAACGTCGGCCAGTGGGGGTCATGCTCGACATCAGCGACATCAAGAACCAGCAGCAACAGGCCGCCGCCGCCCATGCCCGGCTGGACAATCTGATCGCCAGTTCGCCCGCGGTGATCTACGTACAGCGGTATGAGGAAGGTGCCCTGCAACCATGCTTTTTCAGTGACAGCCTGCTGCCGCTGCTCGGCTGGCAACTGAGCGAACTGACGGAAACCAGCCTGATCGAGCGGATTCACCCTGACGATCGCGACCTGTATTTCGCCCGCACGCGCCAGCTGTTGCGCGAAGGCAATGTGCGTGCACGCTACCGCATGCGTGACCGGGCCGGCGATTACCACTGGCTGTTGGATGAGGCCCGGTTGCTGCGCAATGACCTGGGTTTGCCAGTCGAGGCGGTCGGCCTGTGGCTGGACGATACCGAAGCCACCCTGGCCACCGAGCAGGTCCGCCAGAGCGAGGAGCGCTACCGGATCCTGGTGGAGGATTCGCCGGCGATGATCTGCCGTTATCGTCCCGACTTGACGCTGACCTTCGCCAACCGTCCGCTGGCCAAGTACCTGGAATGCCCGCCGGAGCAATTGCCGGGGGTCGACCTGGGCAGTTGGTTGTCAGCCGAGCAGCGCGTTGCCTTCCTGCTGCGCATCCAGCAACTGACGCCGGAGTTCCCGGTCAGCACCGCAGAAATCAGCCTGCAACTGCCGGGTCGCGAACACGCCTGGTGGGTGTGGTCGGACCGCGGCGTGTTCGATGAACAGGGGCAACTGCTGGAAGTCCAGGCGGTGGGCCGCGACAACACTGAAGTGCGGCGCTCCCAGCAACAGCTGATGCAAAGCGCCAAGATGGCCACCCTTGGGGAAATGGCCACGGGCCTGGCTCATGAAATCAACCAGCCACTCAACGTCATGCGCATGGCCATCGTCAATGTGCTCAAGCGCTTGAGCAACGGCGAGGTACCGGTCGACTACCTGCAAGACAAGCTCAGCCGGATCGACACCCAGGTCCAGCGCGCGGCGCGGGTGGTCGATCACATGCGGGTGTTTGGCCGGCGTTCGGAGATCGAGCAGCAGCCGTTCAATCCGGCCCAGGCAGTGGAAGGCACCTTGGCCCTGCTGGCCGAAGGCATGCGCGGCAAAGGCGTGGAGTTGCGCATCCCCTCCCTCGACTTCGAGGTACAGGTCCGCGGCCATGTCGATCAACTCGAGCAAGTGTTGATCAACCTGCTGGTCAATGCCCGCGATGCCCTGTTGAGCAAGCGTGAAGTGCAGCGCGAATTCGAACCCTGGATCAGCCTGCGCGCCGAAGCCGATGCGCGCGTGGTGCGCCTGTGGGTCGAAGACAACGGCGGCGGCATCGACCCGCGCCTGCTGGAGCGCATCTTCGAACCGTTCTTCACCACCAAGCCGGTGGGTGTCGGCACCGGCCTGGGGTTGTCGGTGAGCTATGGCATCGTGCAGAACATGGGCGGCCAGTTGAGCGTGCTCAATGCCGAGCTGGGTGCTTGTTTCTGCATTGAGTTGCCGATTGTGCCGCCGGCCTAG
- a CDS encoding TadE/TadG family type IV pilus assembly protein produces MKTDLPHTQKGAVAIEFALVFVIFFAVFYAIVSYSVPLLLMQSFNEATAEAVRRSVAMDPNTSDYPTAVVNLANSVLQQQLSWVPKAFNLTYGTGGDAKAVYSAGQLTASVSYPTSKLNQVIPFLVLPGLGTVPSLPTSLSAQSSIQF; encoded by the coding sequence ATGAAAACAGACCTGCCACACACACAAAAAGGCGCTGTCGCCATTGAGTTCGCCTTGGTGTTCGTGATTTTTTTTGCGGTGTTCTACGCCATCGTCAGTTACAGCGTGCCGCTGTTGCTGATGCAGTCCTTCAATGAAGCCACGGCCGAGGCGGTGCGGCGCAGCGTCGCCATGGACCCCAATACCAGCGACTACCCAACCGCGGTGGTCAATCTCGCCAACTCCGTCCTGCAGCAACAACTGTCCTGGGTGCCCAAGGCCTTCAACCTCACCTACGGCACTGGCGGCGATGCCAAGGCGGTCTACAGCGCCGGTCAGTTGACCGCTAGCGTGAGCTACCCCACCAGCAAGCTCAACCAGGTGATTCCGTTTTTGGTGTTGCCGGGATTGGGCACGGTTCCCAGCCTGCCAACCAGCCTGAGTGCGCAGTCGAGCATTCAATTTTGA
- a CDS encoding DUF3613 domain-containing protein, with product MSTLNIAGGLLVLCLPLSAMAIDPGPSSVQQQETEGWLTLQSSNQVASPIPQTATAMERELAMQRWLKKFTYDIPDLFEQGKEGHLQSSD from the coding sequence ATGTCCACACTGAACATTGCTGGCGGCCTGCTTGTGTTGTGCCTGCCTCTGAGCGCCATGGCCATCGACCCGGGCCCCTCCTCGGTGCAACAACAGGAGACCGAGGGCTGGCTGACGCTGCAAAGCAGCAACCAGGTTGCCTCGCCCATCCCGCAGACAGCCACCGCGATGGAGCGTGAGCTGGCGATGCAACGCTGGCTGAAAAAATTCACCTACGATATTCCAGACCTGTTCGAGCAGGGCAAGGAAGGCCACTTGCAGAGCAGCGACTAG
- a CDS encoding type II secretion system F family protein — protein MAILASLLLLFGALLLVLLNLLEQQRRQRQITQRLQGQMLRDNKLGGWLRLLGDSKFGQRSVSIDGETQTLLARLGWRTTSERSLFAACQVGTPILLLGLVLFLEEVFYPDAQNLWLAPLLGLGMGYLLPKRVLAYAVKRRQQQIAHEISTFIPLLRILFESGMAVEQSLRVLGSDGQKLLPELTSELRLILSRVDSGLDLGQELNKSAGLLAVDEFTDTCVILQQLLVQGGGAMKSLLALKQLLDDRRLTRLQEYISKMSAKMSVVMMLFLFPALLIVLAGPGFTAIARAFAS, from the coding sequence ATGGCGATCCTGGCCAGTCTGTTGCTGCTTTTCGGGGCCCTGTTGCTGGTGCTGCTCAACCTGCTGGAACAGCAGCGCCGCCAGCGCCAGATTACCCAGCGCCTGCAAGGCCAGATGCTGCGCGACAACAAGCTCGGTGGTTGGCTGCGTTTACTCGGAGACAGCAAGTTCGGCCAGCGCTCGGTCAGCATCGATGGCGAAACCCAGACCCTGCTGGCCCGCCTGGGCTGGCGCACCACCAGTGAACGCTCGCTGTTCGCCGCCTGCCAGGTGGGCACCCCGATCCTGCTGCTGGGCCTGGTGCTGTTCCTGGAGGAAGTGTTTTACCCCGACGCGCAAAACCTCTGGCTCGCGCCGCTGCTGGGCCTGGGCATGGGATACCTGCTGCCCAAGCGCGTGCTGGCGTATGCCGTCAAACGCCGACAACAGCAGATCGCACACGAAATCTCGACATTCATTCCCTTGCTGCGGATTCTGTTCGAGTCGGGCATGGCCGTGGAGCAGTCGCTACGAGTGCTCGGCAGCGATGGGCAAAAACTGCTGCCGGAACTGACAAGCGAGTTACGCCTGATTCTAAGCCGAGTCGACTCGGGCCTGGACCTGGGCCAGGAACTGAACAAGTCCGCCGGCTTGCTGGCGGTAGATGAATTCACCGATACCTGCGTGATTCTCCAGCAACTGCTGGTGCAAGGCGGCGGCGCGATGAAGTCGCTGCTGGCGCTCAAGCAATTGCTCGACGACCGGCGCCTGACACGCCTGCAGGAATACATTTCGAAAATGTCCGCGAAGATGTCGGTAGTGATGATGCTGTTTCTGTTTCCGGCATTACTGATTGTCCTGGCCGGCCCTGGCTTCACCGCCATCGCCCGGGCGTTCGCTTCCTAG
- a CDS encoding type II secretion system F family protein encodes MIGPLVLSLICLLLLGLSIRLFFQGLRKTNTERVLNRLAYGQPQLIVEKPVWAGLERAFLRAGLGRPTERLSLWLLLWAGATLLGLLLADWPGMLIVLLLPPLVLRMYISLRYRLRLKRMIEQLPPMLDHTIRSLKSGRTLADAVMGAIDTSAEPLKSAMGRVQRNVQLGVSLPDAVHDFAELYDQDELRMLALGLKVNHRYGGNASELLENLIKLIREREQGARQLRAMTGETRMTSWVLAALPVLIAGYFMLTNPGYLLGMWNDSSGQHMLFAAVGLEVFGCLALSRMLRSI; translated from the coding sequence ATGATCGGACCGCTAGTATTGAGCCTGATCTGCCTGCTGTTACTGGGGTTGTCGATCCGCTTGTTTTTCCAGGGCCTGCGTAAAACCAATACCGAGCGGGTGCTCAATCGCCTGGCTTACGGCCAACCGCAACTGATCGTCGAAAAGCCGGTGTGGGCCGGCCTTGAGCGTGCATTCCTGCGCGCCGGCCTGGGCCGCCCCACCGAACGCCTGAGCTTGTGGCTGCTGTTGTGGGCCGGCGCCACGCTCCTGGGCCTGCTGCTCGCCGACTGGCCAGGAATGCTCATCGTATTGCTGCTACCACCCCTGGTGTTGCGGATGTACATCTCCTTGCGCTATCGATTGCGCCTCAAACGAATGATCGAACAGTTGCCGCCCATGCTCGATCACACCATCCGCAGCCTCAAGTCCGGACGCACCCTGGCCGATGCCGTCATGGGCGCCATCGACACCAGCGCCGAGCCTTTGAAAAGCGCCATGGGGCGGGTCCAGCGCAACGTGCAACTGGGTGTCAGCCTGCCGGATGCGGTGCATGACTTTGCCGAACTGTATGACCAGGATGAACTGCGCATGCTGGCCCTGGGGCTGAAGGTCAATCACCGCTACGGCGGCAATGCCAGCGAACTGCTGGAAAACCTGATCAAGCTGATCCGCGAGCGCGAGCAAGGCGCCCGGCAACTGCGGGCCATGACGGGTGAAACCCGGATGACATCCTGGGTGCTGGCGGCCCTGCCGGTGCTGATCGCCGGATACTTCATGCTGACCAATCCCGGCTACTTGCTGGGCATGTGGAACGACTCGTCCGGGCAACACATGCTGTTCGCCGCAGTAGGCCTGGAAGTCTTCGGCTGCCTGGCGCTGTCGCGCATGTTGCGGAGTATCTGA